A genomic segment from Pyrodictium occultum encodes:
- the asd gene encoding aspartate-semialdehyde dehydrogenase, producing MADRLRAAVLGATGLVGQRFVSLLARHPWFSLEAVTASERRVGKRYGEAVEWYIDEPFPDEAAELELRPTRPEAVRDADVVFVALPKEVAAGIEPELARMGKIVVSNASVYRMEPDVPLLNPEANWEHIQLVKVQRQRRGWSGAILKVPNCTTAVLTLSLKPLLDRYGLEEVYMTSMQAISGAGFAGVPGYAIVDNIIPFIKGEEEKVVRESRKILGRLEAGEVRPAGFRVVATATRVPVLDGHLESVVARLSKAPGGVEEVVEAWEGWRSLPQELGLPTAPERPIVVRREPDRPQPRLDRRTGRGMSVVVGRASLPLEGEPLLRYLVLGHNTLRGAAGTGVLIAELYYKLVEQVF from the coding sequence GTGGCGGATCGACTAAGGGCGGCAGTCCTCGGCGCAACCGGGCTCGTCGGGCAGAGGTTCGTGAGCCTTCTAGCCCGCCACCCCTGGTTCAGCCTCGAGGCGGTCACCGCCAGCGAGAGGAGGGTGGGCAAGCGCTACGGCGAGGCAGTGGAGTGGTATATAGACGAGCCGTTCCCCGATGAGGCCGCTGAGCTGGAGCTGAGGCCCACCAGGCCGGAGGCTGTGCGCGACGCCGACGTGGTGTTTGTGGCTCTCCCCAAGGAGGTTGCAGCCGGGATAGAGCCCGAGCTGGCCCGGATGGGCAAGATAGTGGTGTCCAACGCCAGCGTCTACCGCATGGAGCCGGACGTGCCCCTGCTGAACCCCGAGGCCAACTGGGAGCACATACAGCTGGTCAAGGTGCAGCGCCAGCGCCGCGGCTGGAGCGGGGCGATACTCAAGGTGCCCAACTGCACCACGGCGGTGCTGACGCTCAGCCTCAAGCCTCTCCTGGACCGTTATGGCCTAGAGGAGGTCTACATGACCAGCATGCAGGCGATAAGCGGCGCCGGCTTCGCCGGAGTCCCCGGCTACGCTATAGTGGATAACATAATCCCCTTCATAAAGGGCGAGGAGGAGAAGGTTGTGAGGGAGAGCAGGAAGATCCTCGGGAGGCTTGAGGCCGGCGAGGTCAGGCCCGCAGGCTTCCGCGTGGTGGCCACCGCCACCAGGGTGCCGGTGCTCGACGGCCACCTGGAGAGCGTGGTGGCGAGGCTCTCCAAGGCGCCCGGCGGCGTCGAGGAGGTGGTTGAGGCCTGGGAGGGGTGGAGGAGCCTGCCCCAGGAGCTGGGGCTCCCCACAGCGCCGGAGAGGCCTATAGTGGTGCGCCGCGAGCCCGATAGGCCCCAGCCGAGGCTGGATAGGAGGACGGGCCGTGGGATGAGCGTGGTTGTGGGGAGGGCCTCGCTGCCCCTGGAGGGCGAGCCCCTGCTCCGCTACCTGGTGCTGGGCCACAATACCCTCCGGGGTGCGGCCGGCACCGGGGTGCTGATAGCGGAGCTCTACTACAAGCTGGTGGAGCAGGTTTTCTAG
- a CDS encoding aspartate kinase: MARGLLVAKFGGSLLRDASGYITAAQEVARLRQEGYQVVVVVSAMKGVTDELIEILESPSGWEPRLRRIMERYYSAARGAVSSERELTSVLGELSRLFDELFKLVWAVKVIGEATGNARAAIVSFGERLSAALMAAALRSNGVEAVWLGGREAGIIAEGDPWEAVVDYEASEPMVRSKLLPVIERGVVPVVTGFVAGTREGRIVLLGRGGSDYTATLLARFLGADEVVLYTDVPGVMTADPGRLKNARVIERLSFAEAMELALLGAKRMHPKTFEPVMGTSTRVRITMPGSSQSTLVDSKGGPPPLKAVVVSEGISLVTVVGGGLVGRIGTAAKITGVAARLGINILAIMQPITETRVSLAVRRDSAEKLAKALSEELGHIVSEVEVEDASAVSVVGDGLREPDVSGNVVEKAAGLGGVKSILWAPGSPILVTFVEPDESWAIAEKLHEEVVSQWRID; this comes from the coding sequence ATGGCTAGAGGCCTGCTGGTCGCCAAGTTCGGGGGCTCGCTGCTCCGCGACGCCTCCGGCTACATCACTGCAGCGCAGGAGGTGGCTAGGCTCCGGCAGGAGGGCTACCAGGTGGTAGTGGTAGTCTCGGCTATGAAGGGTGTCACCGACGAGCTGATAGAGATCCTCGAGAGCCCCAGCGGCTGGGAGCCCAGGCTCAGGAGGATAATGGAGCGCTACTACTCCGCCGCCAGGGGCGCGGTGAGCAGCGAGAGGGAGCTTACCAGCGTGCTGGGGGAGCTGAGCAGGCTGTTCGATGAGCTGTTCAAGCTCGTCTGGGCGGTGAAGGTTATAGGGGAGGCCACCGGCAACGCCCGGGCAGCTATAGTCTCGTTCGGCGAGCGGCTCTCCGCCGCCCTCATGGCGGCGGCGCTCCGCAGCAACGGGGTTGAGGCCGTCTGGCTCGGCGGCCGCGAGGCCGGGATAATAGCGGAGGGTGACCCCTGGGAGGCGGTAGTCGACTACGAGGCCTCCGAGCCCATGGTGAGGTCTAAGCTCCTCCCGGTCATCGAGCGCGGCGTAGTCCCCGTGGTCACCGGCTTCGTGGCCGGCACCCGGGAGGGCCGTATAGTCCTCCTGGGAAGGGGCGGGAGCGACTACACCGCCACGCTGCTCGCCCGGTTCCTCGGAGCCGACGAGGTGGTGCTCTACACCGACGTACCCGGCGTCATGACGGCCGACCCCGGGAGGCTGAAGAACGCGAGGGTGATTGAGAGGCTCAGCTTCGCAGAGGCCATGGAGCTGGCCCTCCTGGGGGCTAAGAGGATGCATCCCAAGACCTTCGAGCCGGTCATGGGCACCAGCACCAGGGTCAGGATAACTATGCCCGGCTCCAGCCAGTCCACCCTGGTGGACAGCAAGGGCGGGCCGCCGCCCCTGAAGGCCGTGGTGGTGAGTGAGGGTATCTCCCTCGTAACAGTGGTAGGCGGCGGCCTCGTGGGGAGGATAGGCACAGCCGCCAAGATCACGGGAGTCGCGGCCAGGCTGGGAATAAACATACTCGCCATAATGCAGCCTATAACCGAGACGAGGGTAAGCCTCGCCGTTCGCCGCGACAGCGCCGAGAAGCTTGCCAAGGCCCTCTCCGAGGAGCTGGGCCACATAGTATCCGAGGTGGAGGTGGAGGACGCCTCAGCCGTCAGCGTGGTGGGCGACGGGCTCCGCGAGCCCGACGTCTCGGGCAACGTGGTGGAGAAGGCCGCGGGCCTCGGCGGGGTGAAGAGCATCCTCTGGGCCCCTGGCAGCCCGATACTCGTAACATTTGTTGAGCCCGACGAGTCCTGGGCTATAGCCGAGAAGCTCCACGAGGAGGTGGTCTCCCAGTGGCGGATCGACTAA
- a CDS encoding homoserine dehydrogenase encodes MAHTLRIGLAGFGNVGRAFTRMLAERQGLLAERYGLEPRLVFIADSRGFLGSSLGLDWGRVEAALRAPRGGLSRLEGGFEGSVAEALERFDIDVLVDATPSRYDSPGEALSWYERVLSSGGAVVAADKAPLATSCSRLLRGSWSRRVFYKATVMAGTPLIDVLRWGLAGRRVKRLQGVLNGTTNYVLGLAEKGMSFEEAVREAQARGYAEPDPSADLEGHDLAAKAAIVSCTLGTPKTVFEVERLNRVDEEAFRRAAEAAARGKRLKYVALVEPGAGRAVVELVEVGPENPLYRVEGVYNAALIETAEAEPITLVGPGAGPSATASAMLSDLVSAAYALGVV; translated from the coding sequence GTGGCGCATACACTGCGCATCGGGCTGGCGGGCTTCGGCAATGTTGGTAGGGCGTTTACGCGCATGCTCGCCGAGAGACAAGGGCTTCTCGCTGAGCGCTACGGGCTCGAGCCGCGGCTCGTCTTCATAGCTGACAGCAGGGGCTTCCTCGGCTCCAGCCTGGGCCTCGACTGGGGTAGGGTGGAGGCCGCCCTCCGTGCGCCACGCGGCGGCCTCTCCAGGCTGGAGGGCGGCTTCGAGGGGAGCGTGGCCGAGGCCCTCGAGCGCTTTGATATCGACGTGCTCGTCGACGCTACTCCAAGCCGCTACGACTCGCCGGGCGAGGCCCTCTCCTGGTATGAGCGCGTCCTCTCCTCGGGCGGCGCGGTGGTGGCGGCTGACAAGGCTCCGCTCGCTACTAGCTGCAGCAGGCTCCTCCGGGGCTCCTGGAGCCGCCGGGTCTTCTACAAGGCCACCGTCATGGCGGGCACCCCTCTCATCGATGTGCTGCGCTGGGGGCTTGCGGGCAGACGGGTGAAGAGACTCCAGGGCGTGCTCAACGGCACCACCAACTACGTGCTAGGCCTCGCCGAGAAGGGCATGAGCTTCGAGGAGGCGGTGAGGGAGGCCCAGGCCAGGGGCTACGCCGAGCCGGATCCCAGCGCGGACCTCGAGGGCCACGACCTCGCGGCCAAGGCGGCTATAGTCTCCTGCACCCTGGGGACCCCGAAGACAGTGTTCGAGGTGGAGCGGCTGAACCGCGTGGACGAGGAGGCCTTCCGCCGGGCGGCGGAGGCGGCGGCCCGGGGGAAGAGGCTCAAGTACGTGGCGCTCGTCGAGCCGGGCGCGGGGAGGGCGGTGGTGGAGCTGGTGGAGGTTGGGCCCGAGAACCCGCTCTACAGGGTCGAGGGGGTCTACAACGCGGCGCTCATAGAGACCGCGGAGGCTGAGCCGATAACCCTGGTGGGGCCCGGCGCGGGCCCCTCGGCGACGGCCTCCGCCATGCTGAGCGACCTAGTCTCGGCGGCCTACGCGCTGGGGGTGGTGTAG